One Luteibacter aegosomaticola genomic window carries:
- the bfr gene encoding bacterioferritin, producing the protein MKGDAKVIEYLNKVLYNELAAINQYFLHYRMFKDWGYNELAKHEYEESIEEMKHADKLIERILFLDGLPNLQHLGKLRIGENVVECLQGDLDLEMIATKDLREAVAYSEGIHDFVSRDLFKFILGQEEEHIDWLETQFSLISDIGPERYMLSKVGSLDKH; encoded by the coding sequence ATGAAGGGCGACGCGAAGGTCATCGAATACCTCAACAAGGTCCTCTACAACGAGCTGGCCGCCATCAACCAGTACTTCCTGCATTACCGCATGTTCAAGGACTGGGGCTACAACGAGCTGGCGAAGCACGAGTACGAGGAATCCATCGAGGAAATGAAGCACGCGGATAAGCTCATCGAGCGGATCCTCTTCCTCGACGGCCTGCCGAACCTCCAGCACCTGGGCAAGCTGCGCATCGGCGAGAACGTGGTTGAGTGCCTCCAGGGCGACCTCGACCTCGAAATGATCGCCACGAAGGACCTGCGCGAGGCTGTCGCCTACAGCGAAGGCATCCACGATTTCGTGAGCCGCGACCTGTTCAAGTTCATCCTGGGCCAGGAAGAAGAGCACATCGACTGGTTGGAAACCCAGTTCAGCCTGATCTCGGATATCGGCCCCGAGCGCTACATGCTCAGCAAGGTCGGCTCGCTCGACAAGCACTGA
- a CDS encoding (2Fe-2S)-binding protein, producing the protein MYICMCNAVTDHAIRRHAAEGVDTFAELQARTGCSDCCGACEPEARQCLRDALEARPAVLGFLPVVA; encoded by the coding sequence ATGTACATCTGCATGTGCAACGCCGTCACCGACCACGCCATCCGCCGCCACGCGGCCGAGGGCGTCGATACCTTTGCCGAGCTTCAGGCCCGCACGGGCTGCTCGGATTGCTGCGGGGCTTGTGAGCCCGAGGCGCGGCAGTGCCTGCGGGATGCGCTTGAGGCGCGGCCTGCGGTGCTGGGGTTCCTGCCCGTCGTGGCTTAA
- a CDS encoding RNA pyrophosphohydrolase — protein sequence MIDADGYRPNVGIVLLNADGRLFWARRVNRDGWQFPQGGMRSDETPLEAMFRELEEETGLLAHHVEVLAETRGWLKYRLPSRFVRHHQRPTCIGQKQVWFLLRLTGSEDALKLDACEKPEFDLWRWVDFWYPANHVVNFKRQVYERALRQFAPMVESVCSVEVGTCPQQAELLRQAREAGQ from the coding sequence ATGATCGACGCAGATGGCTATCGACCGAACGTGGGGATTGTCCTCCTCAACGCCGACGGCCGCCTGTTCTGGGCGCGCCGGGTCAATCGCGACGGCTGGCAGTTCCCCCAGGGCGGCATGCGCAGCGACGAAACGCCCCTGGAAGCCATGTTCCGCGAGCTGGAAGAGGAAACCGGCCTCCTGGCGCATCACGTCGAAGTGCTGGCCGAGACCCGCGGCTGGCTGAAATACCGCCTGCCCAGCCGTTTCGTGCGCCACCACCAGCGCCCTACCTGCATCGGCCAGAAGCAGGTCTGGTTCCTGCTGCGGCTGACCGGCAGTGAGGATGCTCTCAAGCTCGATGCCTGCGAGAAGCCGGAGTTCGACCTCTGGCGCTGGGTGGATTTCTGGTACCCGGCCAACCACGTGGTGAATTTCAAGCGCCAGGTCTACGAGCGGGCCCTGCGCCAGTTCGCACCCATGGTGGAGAGCGTGTGCAGCGTCGAGGTGGGCACCTGCCCCCAGCAGGCTGAGCTTCTGCGGCAGGCCCGGGAGGCCGGGCAGTAG
- a CDS encoding response regulator transcription factor, whose protein sequence is MCLGRESVDQPQPCALAEGVFSALPMPCVLWPSSGGRAVMVNAAFRREFGISTGRAGPGWLKNHLTPTDAPDEFIFRDSHAAPRRYRVTRELLDIPPVALQAVFLMPLGEEPMPVEAEPPTLASLPPGVSLTRRESQVLDGIMRGKLNKVIASELKISPKTVELHRSNLMAKLRVHNVIELARVVLDTPVAEPEPAIPS, encoded by the coding sequence ATGTGCCTTGGCCGTGAGTCTGTCGACCAGCCGCAACCCTGCGCGCTGGCCGAGGGCGTGTTTTCCGCGTTACCCATGCCGTGTGTGCTGTGGCCGTCCAGCGGCGGCCGCGCCGTGATGGTCAACGCCGCATTCCGTCGCGAATTCGGCATATCCACGGGCAGGGCGGGCCCGGGCTGGTTAAAGAATCACCTCACCCCGACCGACGCGCCCGACGAGTTCATCTTCCGCGACAGCCATGCCGCGCCCCGCCGGTACCGGGTGACCAGGGAGCTCCTGGACATCCCACCCGTCGCGCTGCAGGCGGTGTTTCTCATGCCGCTGGGCGAGGAGCCCATGCCGGTGGAGGCCGAGCCTCCGACACTTGCCAGCCTGCCACCTGGCGTATCCCTCACCCGGCGCGAGTCCCAGGTTCTCGACGGCATCATGCGCGGCAAGCTGAACAAAGTGATTGCCAGCGAGCTGAAGATCAGCCCTAAAACGGTGGAGCTGCACCGCTCCAACCTGATGGCCAAGCTGCGGGTCCATAACGTGATCGAGCTGGCGAGGGTGGTGCTGGATACCCCCGTCGCCGAACCGGAACCAGCCATCCCGTCGTAG
- the queD gene encoding 6-carboxytetrahydropterin synthase QueD produces MRIFKTFNIEAAHRLPNVPEGHKCSRLHGHSFHVELHVEGPIDPVFGWVMDFGDLKARFKPLYERLDHNYLNDIEGLENPTSENLARWIFERLRPEVPLLCKVVVHETCTSGAEYAP; encoded by the coding sequence ATGCGTATCTTCAAGACCTTCAATATCGAGGCGGCCCACCGCCTGCCGAACGTGCCCGAGGGGCACAAGTGCTCCCGCCTGCACGGGCACTCCTTCCATGTGGAGCTCCATGTGGAAGGACCGATCGACCCCGTCTTTGGCTGGGTGATGGACTTCGGCGACCTCAAGGCGCGATTCAAGCCGCTGTACGAGCGCCTGGACCACAACTACCTCAATGACATCGAGGGCCTCGAGAACCCCACGAGCGAGAACCTCGCGCGCTGGATCTTCGAGCGCCTGCGCCCGGAGGTGCCGCTCCTCTGCAAGGTCGTGGTGCATGAAACCTGCACCTCGGGCGCCGAGTACGCCCCGTAA
- a CDS encoding phasin family protein → MAHVNAYADLAQFVEQAAAAQALAWRGMERVADLHLQALEGHARAATGLMADAMQAQDADAMRALIARGGDLQREGVERAATAAGDIMGVAVETATSLGALVGQPARA, encoded by the coding sequence ATGGCGCACGTAAACGCTTACGCTGACCTTGCCCAGTTCGTGGAACAGGCTGCTGCCGCACAGGCGCTGGCCTGGCGCGGCATGGAACGCGTGGCGGATCTGCACCTCCAGGCCCTTGAGGGCCATGCGCGTGCGGCGACCGGCCTCATGGCGGACGCCATGCAGGCGCAGGATGCCGACGCGATGCGCGCGCTGATCGCGCGGGGCGGTGACCTGCAGCGGGAAGGTGTCGAGCGTGCCGCAACGGCCGCCGGCGACATCATGGGTGTGGCCGTGGAAACCGCCACATCCCTCGGCGCATTGGTGGGCCAGCCCGCCAGGGCCTGA
- a CDS encoding ATP synthase subunit I, with translation MLNSLATGRHLAMRVVFTQLAVAVVAGLAFCLQGRAAGLAAFAGALIVALATALLAARAFSALGGAGATFMRFLVGMILRWIILIGGLLLILVQWKLPFLPALVGLVAGYAVNIFAFRFKG, from the coding sequence TTGCTCAACAGTCTTGCCACTGGTCGTCACCTTGCCATGCGCGTGGTTTTCACGCAGCTGGCGGTGGCTGTGGTTGCGGGACTCGCTTTCTGCCTGCAAGGGCGCGCCGCCGGACTGGCCGCATTTGCAGGTGCCCTGATCGTCGCTCTCGCCACCGCGCTGCTTGCTGCGCGAGCGTTCAGCGCGCTGGGCGGGGCAGGGGCAACGTTCATGCGGTTCCTCGTGGGCATGATCCTTCGCTGGATCATCCTCATCGGTGGACTGCTGCTCATCCTGGTTCAGTGGAAGCTGCCATTCTTGCCGGCGTTGGTCGGCCTGGTGGCAGGCTACGCGGTCAACATATTTGCATTCAGATTCAAGGGTTGA
- the atpB gene encoding F0F1 ATP synthase subunit A — translation MASEPQGGLTEYIQHHLEHMTVNFSADHFWFWNLRADSIIVSFVLGAAFCLWFWLFARKATSGVPSKGQALVELAIEFVDTQVKDTFHGDRRTVTPLALSIFMWVFLMNAMDLLPVDLAGWLVHTFAGAETAHHTYFRMVPTADINTTVGLSVAVLFIVIGHGIKAKGGFGFGKELLTAPFHAENPIAKIVLVIPNFLLNVVETLSKPVSLAMRLFGNMYGGELVFMLIAGLMVSWISFVPGVVFNTAWAIFHILIIALQAFIFMMLTIVYIATAREHH, via the coding sequence ATGGCTAGCGAACCGCAGGGCGGTCTAACCGAATACATCCAGCACCATCTGGAACACATGACGGTGAATTTCAGCGCCGATCATTTCTGGTTCTGGAACCTCCGTGCTGACTCGATCATCGTCTCGTTCGTCCTCGGCGCCGCGTTCTGCCTGTGGTTCTGGCTGTTCGCACGCAAGGCCACCTCGGGCGTTCCGTCGAAGGGTCAGGCCCTGGTCGAGCTGGCCATCGAGTTCGTCGATACTCAGGTGAAGGACACCTTCCACGGCGACCGTCGCACGGTCACGCCGCTGGCGCTGTCCATCTTCATGTGGGTGTTCCTCATGAACGCGATGGATCTGCTCCCGGTCGATCTGGCCGGCTGGCTGGTGCACACGTTCGCCGGTGCCGAAACGGCCCACCACACCTACTTCCGCATGGTCCCCACCGCCGACATCAACACCACCGTCGGCCTGTCGGTCGCCGTGCTGTTCATCGTCATCGGCCACGGCATCAAGGCCAAGGGCGGTTTCGGCTTCGGTAAGGAGCTGCTGACCGCACCGTTCCACGCGGAGAACCCGATCGCCAAGATCGTCCTGGTGATCCCGAACTTCCTTCTCAACGTCGTCGAAACCCTGTCGAAGCCCGTGTCGCTCGCCATGCGACTGTTCGGCAACATGTACGGCGGCGAACTGGTGTTCATGCTGATTGCCGGTCTGATGGTGAGCTGGATCAGCTTCGTGCCTGGCGTCGTGTTCAACACGGCCTGGGCGATCTTCCACATCCTGATCATCGCCCTCCAGGCGTTCATCTTCATGATGCTGACGATCGTCTACATCGCCACGGCGCGGGAACATCACTAA
- the atpE gene encoding F0F1 ATP synthase subunit C: MELASLLAHVQGMTAIAIGVIIGLGALGACLGIAIMGSKFLESAARQPELVPLLQGRMFLLAGLIDAAFIIGLAVALLFAFSNPLVGVVRAAIGG; the protein is encoded by the coding sequence ATGGAACTCGCCTCGCTTCTCGCTCACGTGCAGGGCATGACCGCCATCGCCATCGGCGTCATCATCGGCCTCGGCGCCCTCGGCGCTTGTCTCGGCATCGCCATCATGGGCTCGAAGTTCCTCGAGTCGGCTGCTCGCCAGCCGGAACTGGTCCCGCTGCTCCAGGGCCGCATGTTCCTGCTCGCCGGCCTGATCGACGCCGCGTTCATTATCGGCCTCGCCGTGGCGCTGCTCTTCGCGTTCTCGAACCCGCTGGTCGGCGTCGTCCGCGCTGCCATCGGCGGCTAA
- a CDS encoding F0F1 ATP synthase subunit B yields MEINMTFLGQMISFAILVWFTTKFIWPQLNGAIEERQKKVAEGLAAAERARAELKDADAKVAAEIKQARVQSTDIIDKAQAQANAIIEKARVEATEEINRLKAQAQDEIATMAQRAREQLREQVGSLAIKGAEKIVQREIDPAAHKALLDQLAAEI; encoded by the coding sequence ATGGAAATCAACATGACCTTCCTGGGCCAGATGATCTCTTTTGCGATCCTGGTCTGGTTCACCACCAAGTTCATCTGGCCCCAGCTCAACGGTGCCATTGAAGAGCGTCAAAAGAAGGTGGCCGAGGGGCTCGCCGCCGCTGAGCGCGCCCGCGCTGAGCTCAAGGACGCCGACGCCAAGGTCGCGGCCGAGATCAAGCAGGCCCGCGTGCAGTCCACGGACATCATCGACAAGGCACAGGCCCAGGCCAACGCCATCATCGAGAAGGCCCGCGTGGAAGCTACCGAGGAGATCAACCGTCTGAAGGCCCAGGCCCAGGACGAGATCGCCACGATGGCCCAGCGTGCACGTGAACAGCTGCGTGAGCAGGTGGGTTCGCTCGCCATCAAGGGTGCGGAAAAGATCGTCCAGCGTGAAATCGACCCGGCGGCCCACAAGGCGCTGCTCGACCAGCTCGCTGCCGAGATCTGA
- a CDS encoding F0F1 ATP synthase subunit delta: protein MAQALTLARPYARAAFEVAHASGALAAWSAALNFSAAVAADPQVAGLGNDPRVLPQQLVAIHLPQGTAADAPYARFLEELADNNRMALLPEIAALYDQYKLESESTLKVKVTSALDLDNAQAEALRASLKRRFKREIELDTHVDPALLGGVVIDTGEQVIDGSARGRLQRLASVLTH, encoded by the coding sequence ATGGCCCAGGCGCTCACCCTCGCCCGTCCGTATGCGCGCGCTGCCTTTGAGGTAGCGCACGCATCCGGTGCGCTTGCCGCATGGTCGGCAGCGCTGAATTTTTCCGCCGCCGTGGCTGCCGACCCCCAGGTCGCGGGCCTCGGTAATGATCCGCGCGTGCTGCCGCAGCAGCTCGTCGCGATCCACCTTCCGCAAGGCACCGCGGCTGATGCGCCGTACGCCCGCTTCCTCGAGGAGCTGGCTGACAACAACCGCATGGCCCTGCTGCCGGAAATCGCTGCGCTCTACGACCAGTACAAGCTGGAGTCGGAGTCGACCCTGAAGGTCAAGGTCACCAGCGCACTGGATCTCGACAATGCCCAGGCCGAAGCACTGCGTGCTTCGCTGAAGCGCCGCTTCAAGCGCGAGATCGAACTGGATACGCACGTCGATCCGGCGCTGCTCGGTGGTGTCGTCATCGACACCGGCGAACAGGTCATCGACGGGTCCGCGCGCGGCCGCCTGCAGCGGTTGGCCAGCGTGCTGACGCACTGA
- the atpA gene encoding F0F1 ATP synthase subunit alpha — MSSTTLNPSEISELIKSRIEQFKLGAEARNEGTIISVSDGIVRIHGLADVMQGEMIELPNDTYALALNLERDSVGAVVLGEYQHLREGDAAKTTGRILEVPVGPGLLGRVVDALGNPIDGKGPIDAVGTSPVEKVAPGVIWRQSVDQPMQTGYKSIDSMIPIGRGQRELIIGDRQTGKTAVAIDAIINQKHSGIKCIYVAIGQKRSSIANVVRKLEENGALANTIVVVASASEAAALQYVAPYSGCAMGEYFRDRGEDALIVYDDLSKQAVAYRQISLLLKRPPGREAYPGDVFYLHSRLLERASRVSAEYVEKMTNGEVKGKTGSLTALPIIETQAGDVSAFVPTNVISITDGQIFLETDLFNAGIRPPVNAGISVSRVGGAAQTKIIKKLSGGVKLALAQYRELAAFAQFASDLDAATRAQLDRGQRVTELMKQPQYSPLSIGELGLSVFAAEKGYLDDLPVNKVLAFEKGLHAFFRQNNGDLMKKIDETGDWDKDIEATFKAGTDEFKKTGSW; from the coding sequence ATGTCCAGCACCACTCTGAATCCGTCCGAGATCAGCGAGCTGATCAAGTCCCGCATCGAGCAGTTCAAGCTCGGTGCCGAGGCACGCAACGAAGGCACGATCATCAGCGTGTCCGACGGCATCGTGCGCATCCACGGCCTGGCCGACGTGATGCAGGGCGAAATGATCGAACTGCCGAACGACACCTACGCCCTCGCGCTGAACCTCGAGCGCGACTCGGTCGGCGCCGTGGTGCTCGGTGAATACCAGCACCTGCGCGAAGGCGATGCTGCCAAGACCACCGGCCGCATCCTCGAAGTGCCGGTCGGCCCGGGCCTGCTCGGCCGCGTCGTCGACGCGCTGGGTAACCCGATCGACGGCAAGGGCCCGATCGACGCCGTGGGCACCAGCCCGGTCGAGAAGGTCGCCCCGGGCGTCATCTGGCGCCAGTCGGTCGACCAGCCGATGCAGACGGGCTACAAGTCCATCGATTCGATGATCCCGATCGGCCGCGGCCAGCGCGAGCTGATCATCGGCGACCGCCAGACCGGTAAGACGGCTGTCGCGATCGACGCCATCATCAACCAGAAGCACTCGGGCATTAAGTGCATCTACGTGGCCATCGGCCAGAAGCGCAGCTCCATCGCGAACGTGGTGCGCAAGCTCGAAGAGAACGGCGCGCTGGCCAACACCATCGTCGTCGTGGCTTCGGCCTCCGAAGCGGCTGCCCTGCAGTACGTCGCGCCGTACTCCGGCTGCGCGATGGGCGAGTACTTCCGTGACCGCGGCGAAGACGCGCTCATCGTGTACGACGATCTGTCCAAGCAGGCCGTGGCCTACCGCCAGATCTCGCTGCTGCTCAAGCGCCCGCCGGGCCGCGAAGCCTACCCGGGTGACGTGTTCTATCTCCACTCGCGTCTGCTCGAGCGCGCTTCGCGCGTCAGCGCCGAATACGTCGAGAAGATGACCAACGGCGAAGTGAAGGGTAAGACCGGTTCGCTCACCGCGCTGCCGATCATCGAAACCCAGGCCGGTGACGTCTCGGCCTTCGTGCCGACCAACGTGATTTCGATCACCGACGGCCAGATCTTCCTCGAGACCGATCTGTTCAACGCCGGTATCCGTCCGCCCGTCAACGCCGGTATCTCGGTGTCGCGCGTCGGTGGTGCCGCCCAGACCAAGATCATCAAGAAGCTCTCCGGCGGCGTGAAGCTCGCCCTCGCGCAGTACCGCGAGCTCGCTGCGTTCGCGCAGTTCGCTTCGGATCTCGATGCCGCTACCCGCGCGCAGCTCGATCGCGGCCAGCGCGTCACCGAACTGATGAAGCAGCCGCAGTACTCGCCGCTCTCCATCGGTGAGCTGGGCCTGTCGGTGTTCGCTGCCGAGAAGGGCTACCTCGACGACCTGCCGGTCAACAAGGTGCTCGCGTTCGAGAAGGGGCTCCACGCCTTCTTCCGCCAGAACAACGGCGACCTCATGAAGAAGATCGACGAGACCGGCGACTGGGACAAGGACATCGAGGCCACCTTCAAGGCAGGCACCGACGAGTTCAAGAAGACCGGTAGCTGGTAA
- the atpG gene encoding F0F1 ATP synthase subunit gamma produces MASGREIKTKIKSTQNMRKVTRALEMVSASKIRKAQDLMKASRPYARLMRKVIAHVAQASTDFTHPFLTERENVARVGFIVVSTDRGLAGGLNSNLFRRTLTSIREWQGKGAEIDVVAVGQKAVQFFRRIKGVNLIGTATHLGEKPKLEDLIGVIKVVLDAYSANKLDRVFLVYNDFVNTIVQKPTIEALLPVTLVAKELESAEGDAAKGVKVEQTHDWDYIYEPDARTVLEHLMTRYIESVVYQAALENLASEHAARMVAMKAASDNANKVIGELTLVYNKARQAAITQEISEIVGGAAAV; encoded by the coding sequence ATGGCAAGCGGCCGCGAAATCAAAACCAAGATCAAGAGCACGCAGAACATGCGCAAGGTGACGCGTGCGCTCGAAATGGTCTCGGCGTCGAAGATCCGCAAGGCGCAGGACCTGATGAAGGCCTCGCGTCCTTATGCGCGCCTCATGCGCAAGGTCATCGCCCACGTCGCCCAGGCCAGCACCGACTTCACCCATCCGTTCCTCACTGAGCGCGAGAACGTCGCACGCGTCGGCTTCATCGTCGTCTCGACCGATCGTGGCCTGGCCGGTGGCCTGAACTCGAACCTCTTCCGCCGCACGCTGACGTCGATCCGCGAGTGGCAGGGCAAGGGCGCCGAGATCGATGTGGTGGCGGTTGGCCAGAAGGCCGTGCAGTTCTTCCGCCGCATCAAGGGCGTGAACCTGATCGGCACGGCAACCCACCTGGGTGAGAAGCCGAAGCTCGAAGACCTGATCGGTGTCATCAAGGTTGTCCTCGATGCCTACAGCGCCAACAAGCTCGACCGCGTGTTCCTGGTCTACAACGACTTCGTGAACACCATCGTGCAGAAGCCGACCATCGAAGCCCTGCTTCCGGTCACGCTGGTGGCGAAGGAACTCGAGAGCGCCGAAGGCGATGCCGCGAAGGGCGTGAAGGTCGAGCAGACCCACGACTGGGACTACATCTACGAACCCGATGCGCGCACGGTGCTCGAGCACCTGATGACGCGTTACATCGAGTCGGTGGTGTACCAGGCCGCGCTGGAGAACCTCGCCAGCGAACACGCCGCGCGCATGGTCGCCATGAAGGCCGCGTCGGATAACGCCAACAAGGTCATCGGTGAACTGACGCTCGTCTACAACAAGGCGCGCCAGGCAGCGATCACCCAGGAAATCTCGGAAATCGTCGGCGGCGCCGCCGCGGTCTGA
- the atpD gene encoding F0F1 ATP synthase subunit beta, whose protein sequence is MSQGKVVQIIGAVVDVEFPRDQVPQIYDALKIDGTEITLEVQQQLGDGIVRTIALGSTDGLRRNLIARNTGEGIKVPVGTATLGRIMDVLGNPIDEAGPIGEKEQWVIHREAPSYDEQAAASELLETGIKVIDLMCPFAKGGKVGLFGGAGVGKTVNMMELINNIAKAHSGLSVFAGVGERTREGNDFYHEMKDSNVLDKVAMVYGQMNEPPGNRLRVALTGLTMAEYFRDEKDASGKGKDVLLFVDNIYRYTLAGTEVSALLGRMPSAVGYQPTLAEEMGVLQERITSTKTGSITSIQAVYVPADDLTDPSPATTFAHLDATVTLSRDIASLGIYPAVDPLASSSRQLDASVIGQEHYDIARRVQGTLQRYKELKDIIAILGMDELSPEDKASVSRARKIERFFSQPFHVAEVFTGSPGKYVALKETIRGFKMILDGDLDHLPEQAFYMVGGIDEAIKKGEDMGAKKAA, encoded by the coding sequence ATGAGCCAGGGCAAAGTTGTTCAGATCATCGGCGCGGTCGTCGACGTCGAATTCCCGCGCGACCAGGTACCGCAGATCTACGACGCACTGAAGATCGATGGCACCGAAATCACGCTCGAAGTGCAGCAGCAGCTCGGTGACGGCATCGTGCGCACCATCGCGCTCGGTTCCACCGACGGCCTGCGCCGCAACCTGATCGCCCGCAACACCGGCGAAGGCATCAAGGTGCCGGTCGGTACCGCCACGCTCGGCCGCATCATGGACGTGCTCGGCAACCCGATCGACGAAGCCGGCCCGATCGGCGAGAAGGAACAGTGGGTCATCCACCGTGAAGCCCCGTCGTACGACGAGCAGGCCGCAGCCAGCGAGCTGCTGGAAACCGGCATCAAGGTCATCGACCTGATGTGCCCGTTCGCCAAGGGCGGCAAGGTCGGCCTGTTCGGCGGCGCCGGCGTCGGCAAGACCGTGAACATGATGGAGCTCATCAACAACATCGCCAAGGCGCACTCGGGTCTGTCCGTGTTCGCCGGCGTGGGTGAGCGTACCCGTGAAGGTAACGACTTCTATCACGAGATGAAGGACTCCAACGTCCTTGATAAGGTCGCGATGGTGTACGGCCAGATGAACGAGCCGCCGGGCAACCGCCTGCGCGTCGCGCTCACCGGCCTGACCATGGCGGAATACTTCCGTGATGAGAAGGACGCGTCGGGCAAGGGTAAGGACGTCCTGCTCTTCGTCGACAACATCTACCGCTACACGCTGGCCGGTACCGAAGTGTCCGCGCTACTCGGCCGTATGCCGTCGGCCGTGGGTTACCAGCCGACCCTGGCTGAGGAAATGGGCGTCCTGCAGGAGCGCATCACCTCGACCAAGACCGGCTCGATCACCTCGATCCAGGCCGTGTACGTTCCCGCGGATGACCTTACCGATCCGTCGCCGGCCACCACCTTCGCGCATCTCGATGCCACGGTGACCCTGAGCCGCGATATCGCCTCGCTGGGTATCTACCCGGCCGTGGATCCGCTGGCTTCCAGCAGCCGCCAGCTCGATGCCTCGGTCATCGGCCAGGAGCACTACGACATCGCCCGTCGCGTGCAGGGCACCCTGCAGCGCTACAAGGAGCTGAAGGACATCATCGCCATCCTGGGCATGGACGAGCTCTCGCCGGAAGACAAGGCCTCCGTGTCGCGCGCCCGTAAGATCGAGCGCTTCTTCTCGCAGCCGTTCCACGTGGCCGAAGTGTTCACCGGCTCGCCGGGTAAGTACGTCGCGCTGAAGGAAACCATCCGCGGCTTCAAGATGATCCTCGACGGCGACCTCGACCACCTGCCGGAGCAGGCGTTCTACATGGTCGGCGGCATCGACGAAGCCATCAAGAAGGGCGAGGACATGGGTGCGAAGAAGGCCGCGTAA
- a CDS encoding F0F1 ATP synthase subunit epsilon, translating to MTHTIRVDIVSAEAEIFSGEATLVVATGELGELGIAPRHAPLITRLKPGHVDVVGTNGDRQQFYVSGGILEVQPQVVTILADTAARASDLDEAAALKAKEEAEAALANRGEQLDVAEAQAKLAEALAQLQALERLRKTLKH from the coding sequence ATGACCCATACCATCCGCGTCGACATCGTCAGTGCCGAAGCCGAGATCTTCTCCGGTGAAGCCACGCTCGTGGTCGCCACCGGTGAGCTTGGCGAGCTGGGTATCGCGCCGCGCCATGCACCGCTCATCACCCGCCTGAAGCCGGGCCACGTGGATGTTGTCGGCACCAACGGTGACCGCCAGCAGTTCTACGTCTCCGGTGGCATCCTCGAGGTGCAGCCGCAGGTGGTCACGATCCTCGCCGATACGGCCGCTCGCGCGTCCGACCTCGACGAGGCCGCGGCCCTCAAGGCGAAGGAAGAAGCGGAGGCCGCCCTGGCCAACCGTGGTGAGCAGCTCGACGTGGCCGAGGCCCAGGCCAAGCTGGCCGAAGCCCTCGCCCAGCTCCAGGCGCTGGAGCGCCTGCGCAAGACGCTCAAGCACTAA